The Asticcacaulis sp. EMRT-3 region GGCTGGGGCGGCGATCATCTTTATGGACCGCGCCATTCTCTTTGCTGACGGGCGCTACACGCTGCAATCGCGCGAACAGACCGATCCGTCCGTCTTCACGGTCGAGGACTATCATGGCGGCGCTGTGGCCGACGCCATCGCCACGGCGCGCCCCGGTGCAATTATCGGCTATGATCCCCGCCTGACCAGCCCGGACGGCCTGAAACGGCTGAATGACGCCGCCACGCGCACCGGCATGACGCTGAAGGCCGTGGACCTTAATCCCATCGACATGGCGTGGGGAAAAGCCCGCCCGGCCCAGCCGATGGCCCCGATTGTGGCCCAGCCGCTTAAGCATGCGGGCGAAGCGTCCGCCGACAAACGCGCCCGTATCGGCGACGCCCTGAAAGCCAAAGGCGTGGCTGCCGCCTTGATCACCGCGCCATCGTCACTGGCCTGGCTGTTCAATATTCGCGGCGGCGATGTCATCCGCTCGCCCCTGCCGCTCGGTCAGGCCATCCTGAAAAGCGATGGTTCGGCGGAACTGTTTGTCGAACCGGCCAAGATCAGCGATGGGCTGGCCGCATGGCTGGGCGATGAGGTGGCGCTGAAAAGCCCCGATGCGATCACAGTCCGCCTCGCGGCCTTCTGCGGCCAGCCGGTGCTGATCGACGGCCAGTTGTCGTCGGCCTATTGGCTGGAAGCCATCCGCGCCGCCGGGGCCACGCCGGTGATGGGCGAGGATCCGTGCCTGCTGCCGCGCGCCATCAAAAACGCCGTCGAGATCGCGGGCACCAAGGCCGCCCATATCCGTGACGGCGCCATGCTGACCACCTTCCTGCACTGGCTGGCCACGGAGGCGCAAAACCTGCTGCCGACCGAGATCGAGGCCGCGCAAAAACTGGAAGCGATCCGCCGCCGCATGTCGGCCCAGACCTTCGGCATCGCGCTGCAAGACCTGTCGTTTGACACGATTTCCGGCTTTGGCCCGCACGGCGCCTTGCCGCATTACAAGGTCAATGTGCAGTCCAATCTGAAGACGGCGCACGGCAATCTGCTGCTCGTCGATTCCGGCGCGCAATATCTGGACGGCACCACCGATGTGACGCGCACTGTGGCCATCGGCACGCCTAAGCCTGAGCATAAACACATGTTTACGCTGGTGCTGAAAGGCCATATTGCGCTGGCCACGGTCAGGTTCCCGGCGGGCACGACGGGTACGCACCTCGACGCTCTGGCGCGGCAGTTTTTGTGGGCCGAGGGCTTTGATTACGACCACGGCACCGGCCACGGCGTCGGCGTCTATCTCGGCGTCCACGAAGGGCCGCAGCGCATCTCGAAAGGCTTAAGCGCGCAAGGTTTGCTGGCTGGCATGATCGTTTCCAACGAGCCGGGTTTTTACAAGACGGACGATTACGGCATCCGCATTGAAAACCTGCAATATGTCACCGAAGCCACGGTGCCCGAAGGCGGCGAGCGCGCCATGCTCGGCTTCGAGAACCTGACATGGGCCCCCATCGACCGCGACCTGATCGATGTCGCCATGCTCAGTGCGCCCGAACGCGCCTATATGGACGCCTACCATGCGCAGGTGCTGGAAAAGGTCGGGCCGCTGGTGTCGGCGGAGGTGAAGGCGTGGCTGGAAGGTGTGTGCGCGCCGCTTTAGTTTATTGGCGGCTTGTTCGTTTTGTGGTAGGTTTAAACTATGAAAATGGAAATCATCAAGGCGCGTAAAGCCGGGGCCAGGCCCAAGACGGTAGCGGTCAAGACCATCATCAATGATGATGGCGAAAAAAGCCGCGTCTATTCGGTCAGCAGCAACAGCCCCAATCTCGGCGAAGACCTGCTATATGTTTTCAAAAAAGGCGTTCAAAAAGCGCGTGAGGAAAATCTACGCCTTTTCGGCTCCCGCTCAGGCAAGTAGGTGTTGCCCGCAAGCCTGCCGCAACCGGAACTATGGATTATCGCCGGACCCAATGGCTCTGGGAAAAGTTCGGCCTATGGTCTGCTGACGATGGATTCGCCTAAGAATTCCGTATGGATCATCAACCCCGACATACTGGCGAAGCGCATCGCCGACAGCGAAGCTCTGGAACTCGATCCTGCCAATCTGCTGGCGGTGCAACGGATCGAGGCATGGCTTTATGCGTCGGTCGAAGCCTATCAGACCGTTGGCGTCGAAACCGTGCTTTCCAGCCCGAAATACCGGCGGCTGGTAGAAATGGCCAGGGAGCGAGGTTTTCAGATCAACCTGATTTACGTCTATCTGAAAACCGTTGAACTGAATATTGAGCGCGTCCGGCTGCGGATCAAACGCGGCGGCCATGATGTGCCCGAAGACAAGATACGTGCAAGACGTAGCCGCTCTTTCGAACAACTCGCCTGGTTTTTCGACATGGCCGACAAGGCGTATATTTTTGATAATTCCGAGGCCGATCCCAAACTGATCGCCTCCAAGACAGATGACGGTTTTTCGGTCGATAGCAGCGCCATCGCCGAAATCATGGACGCCGTCTTAGCCTCCGCGCCGGAATTGAAAGACCTGCTGGAACGACCTGCCGACGGTTTTCAAAAGCTCTAACCCCGGCCATACAGCGGCATTACCGACGCCATCACCGTGACGAACGGCATATTGGCTTCGGGCGGCATCTGCGCCATGTGCAGCACGGTTTTGACGACATGGGCCATCTCCATAAGCGGCTCGGGGCGGGTGGCGCCATCGGCTTGCAACACGCCCGTGGCCATGCCCGCCGACATATCGGACACCACATTGCCGATGTCGATCTGCGACCCCAATATGCCAAAGGCGCGGCCATCGAGGATGATGCTCTTGGTCAGGCCGGTGACGGCGTGCTTGCTCATCACATAGGGGGCGGCGTGGGGGCGCGGCGCATAGGCCGACACCGAGCCATTATTGATGATGCGCCCGCCCTGCGGGTTTTGCGCCTTCATGACGCGGAAGGCTTCGCGCGCGCACAGCAACATGCCGGTGACATTGGTGTCGATCAGGTCGCGCAG contains the following coding sequences:
- a CDS encoding aminopeptidase P family protein; the protein is MTADTAQKSDYFQHYDVTTSPEQGVRHVAALRAQMNAQGLDAFIVPHEDEHQNEYLPDANERLAWVSGFTGSAGAAIIFMDRAILFADGRYTLQSREQTDPSVFTVEDYHGGAVADAIATARPGAIIGYDPRLTSPDGLKRLNDAATRTGMTLKAVDLNPIDMAWGKARPAQPMAPIVAQPLKHAGEASADKRARIGDALKAKGVAAALITAPSSLAWLFNIRGGDVIRSPLPLGQAILKSDGSAELFVEPAKISDGLAAWLGDEVALKSPDAITVRLAAFCGQPVLIDGQLSSAYWLEAIRAAGATPVMGEDPCLLPRAIKNAVEIAGTKAAHIRDGAMLTTFLHWLATEAQNLLPTEIEAAQKLEAIRRRMSAQTFGIALQDLSFDTISGFGPHGALPHYKVNVQSNLKTAHGNLLLVDSGAQYLDGTTDVTRTVAIGTPKPEHKHMFTLVLKGHIALATVRFPAGTTGTHLDALARQFLWAEGFDYDHGTGHGVGVYLGVHEGPQRISKGLSAQGLLAGMIVSNEPGFYKTDDYGIRIENLQYVTEATVPEGGERAMLGFENLTWAPIDRDLIDVAMLSAPERAYMDAYHAQVLEKVGPLVSAEVKAWLEGVCAPL
- a CDS encoding AAA family ATPase; translation: MLPASLPQPELWIIAGPNGSGKSSAYGLLTMDSPKNSVWIINPDILAKRIADSEALELDPANLLAVQRIEAWLYASVEAYQTVGVETVLSSPKYRRLVEMARERGFQINLIYVYLKTVELNIERVRLRIKRGGHDVPEDKIRARRSRSFEQLAWFFDMADKAYIFDNSEADPKLIASKTDDGFSVDSSAIAEIMDAVLASAPELKDLLERPADGFQKL
- a CDS encoding SDR family oxidoreductase; this encodes MKTAIITGAGSGIGRAVALGLAGAGYAVVLAGRHLDRLEATAADIAGDSLCVASDVRDPDAVAALFDAAVARFGRVDLLFNNAGRSAPAVPLDELPVEALRDLIDTNVTGMLLCAREAFRVMKAQNPQGGRIINNGSVSAYAPRPHAAPYVMSKHAVTGLTKSIILDGRAFGILGSQIDIGNVVSDMSAGMATGVLQADGATRPEPLMEMAHVVKTVLHMAQMPPEANMPFVTVMASVMPLYGRG